The nucleotide window CAGCAGGCCCCGGGGTCCGATCGCGGTTTCGCACCCACTATGAGGAATTGAAACGTAAAACAATTCCTGGCGAAGGTGTAGAAGCGGGGGTGGGGGAAACCGTTTCGAGCCCATCTATGAGGGATTGAAACTGAACATCGGCGCAAGGAGTGTGAGAACAGGTGCGAACCATTCCGGAACGCCCATGGACGGCGGAGCAAATCTTCGAGCAGTTGGAGAGGTATCGCACGAAAGACATGCGTGCAGAAGGGGGCCGTGTGTGGGCATACCTCTACGACAGCGGGTTACATCATGCGGAGGCTGTCGCTCGCGAGGCGTTTATGCGTTTTCAAGCGCTGAACGCACTCGACTTTACCGTGTTTCCAAGTTTGCTGCGGCTGGAAAATGAGACGGTGCAGATGACGGCCGCACGCTTTCATCCAGGTCCGGATACCGTCGGCAACTTCACGTCCGGTGGTACGGAGAGTATTATGCTCGCGGTGAAGGCGGCCCGGGACTGGTTTCGCGACAACAGGCCCGGCGTGGCTCAGCCGGAAATGGTGATCCCCGTCACCGCTCACGCTGCATTTCACAAAGCCGCACACTGGTTGGGTCTGCGGCTTCGCCTCCTCCCGGTCGATCCCGTTACCTTCACGGTGGACCCTGCCGCAGTGGAAGCAGCCATCACGCCAGAGACATGCCTTATCGTAGCGTCCGCGGTGAATTACTCGCACGGCGTGATGGATCCGATAGAGGACATAGGTAGGCTGGCTGAAAGCCACGGCGTATGGCTGCACGTCGACGCGTGCATCGGTGGCTTTTTGCTGTACGATTTCGCCCGTCTTGGGGAATCCATTCCCCCCTTCGACTTTAGGATTACAGGCGTCACATCGTTATCGGTGGACCTGCACAAGTATGCCTACGCTCCGAAGGGCGCCTCCGTAGTCCTATACAGA belongs to Rubrobacter naiadicus and includes:
- a CDS encoding pyridoxal phosphate-dependent decarboxylase family protein, which translates into the protein MRTIPERPWTAEQIFEQLERYRTKDMRAEGGRVWAYLYDSGLHHAEAVAREAFMRFQALNALDFTVFPSLLRLENETVQMTAARFHPGPDTVGNFTSGGTESIMLAVKAARDWFRDNRPGVAQPEMVIPVTAHAAFHKAAHWLGLRLRLLPVDPVTFTVDPAAVEAAITPETCLIVASAVNYSHGVMDPIEDIGRLAESHGVWLHVDACIGGFLLYDFARLGESIPPFDFRITGVTSLSVDLHKYAYAPKGASVVLYRSMEFRKYQYFACTRWSGYPVLNTTLQSTKSGGPLAGTWAMLHAIGDAGYLRLAEEILRIRKTLEHELPRVADVKVLGQPQAGLLALGSDTVDLFRLADEMRRRGWYVQVQPGRPEYGLDPSLHLTVTPVNGEQLQAFIQDFQASVEQTNTLPQPDLKGILEQLSSGHQGPEAVLEAAGLGERGLPQEMATVNMLLRILPPDLTEQLFIHLANTWFR